AGGGTGCAAACACAAGCTAAGCACTTCGATTTAGGAATTTCATTTGCACTTCACTTCAATTACTGTTACCGATTGGTCTGTATGCGCATAGCCCCACTaatctcttttccctcttcctacCGCTTAATTTACATGAATACTGGTCATGTGATTCGCTACGCTTGTCCCCAACTTGCCCTTTGGATCGCAGATATGAGTTCCATCCCCGCCAACAGCGTTACCTGCTCCATATGCCTCGAGCACTGGGTAGAACCGACGGAGTGCCTGCCATGCAGGCACATATTCTGCAAGAAGTGCATATCCAGAGTAGAACGGTGTCCTTTGTGCCGCTCGCACATAAGGGAAATGATGAGTGCTAATCGCTTCCTGCTTGAGGCGGTGGAAGGCGTTGTTGGGCATGACGGGGTTGAACAACGGGTAAGGAATGCAGAGCAGCGAGCAGAGGAGGCAGAGAAAATTTTGGCGGAGATCGCTGGGCCGTTTTTGGAAACAGACAACGAAACATGTTGGGAGGCGAAGGCAAGGGAGAATGCAGAAAAGGTCATCGGAGGCCTCCGGTCCCAGCTGGAGTGTCTAAGAGCGAAGAAACGCGGTATGGAAGCAGCCATATCGAAACTGGAAGCGAGCAAGAGAAATTGTGCGCGGGGTCCGGATGTAAATCATTTTTTGCATTGCCTTTCGGGTGCCACACTGCTTCCGCAGTTGATATCAACCTTTGCCCCAACTTCAACTTCGCGCGCCGCCATGGGTGTTGCAGCGAGAGCGGCGTTGGGGATGGTGACGGGAGGTCCTTTGGGGGCGGTCGCCGCCGCAGCATTTGCGGGGGAGTCGAGTGGGAGGCAAGGAAATGATGAGATAGATGAAGAAATACGAGTGAAAACAGCAGACCTGCGGATTTTGGAGCGTGAGATCGAGAACATCGAGGCCAACTTGCGtttggaggaagagaaggagaatcGAAGGCAGTATTTTGTGGGGTTGATAAGGTCAATGGGACAAAATTCGGAGCGCGGGATGGGACAATCATAGTGTGCGCCCAGGGACAAATGTCTCCCGCACTTGGAATGGAACAGAAACCAAAGGGAGTGCCGTAAAATGGGAGGAGGACAACCCTGGCGAAGAGTTGATTAGTTTCCCCCACGCATGCACGTAAGGAGTAGCGAGGAATTGTCTGGTCTCGGCGACTCGTCGGGGTGACACGGCGAAAGCAAATGCAATTGCTCGCTTGTGTACGCGCACATCTGTGGGTGCTGTGCGCCAAGAGGCACGTTCTAGGTCTGacattttgattttttttttcatatgtgtgtgaaagTGGGAATAGTTGTCTGTGCCAACTTTCGTTCTCGCTCACTttactgtgtgtgtgtgtgtgttttcactttttttttgttaattttgcTTGGGGTGAGGGGGGGACGTCCTGCCGTCTACCCCACTACCCTTGTGAAGAATCTTGTTGGTAACAGTGAGGTTCAACTAGGCGGCTCCGCGCCATGTGCGCTTGCCAGAAGACAAGTAGATAATGTAAAGTGGGAAGTTCTTTTGCTTCTATGTGTGAGTTTGGGGACTAATTGTGAGTCTGTTGCTGGTTAGCTCGCGTATGAAACAGAGAATGTGGTGATTTCATGCAAACCAACAGCCGTGGTTTCGCCGCATTGGCCTAGCGCCGCTGTTCCCCCATATTCTCCCTCCCCGTTCCACTGTGCAAACCTTTGTTGCCCTTTTCCTCCTGCGTGCTTACACCCCAGGTTACCCCCTGGAGAGCGAGATTAGCAGCAGTTGGAAGTACTCTATTTGACCAAACACTTGTTGAGTGATGTTACAGGCAAAACGCGACGTCGATCCGTAAGGACGTGCATCAACTACTTTCACGAACCCCACCGCTCGTTGTTTGTCCACTGTGTACCACCTCCTGCTTATAGTATAGTTGATATGTTTCTGTTATGCGGACAATGCAATATGATTTGTGCCAGCCCCTCGATTGGTGCGAGAGCATTTGGGGCACACTAAAACACAAGAACGTTACAAGTGAGTTGTGTGCATCCGATTTGGGCTGCTGGTGTGTGGTGCACCCGTTCCTCCAATGTCTCGTGCAATCGGCTGCGCTCTTTATCTTTATGGGCTCTGTCAAAAAGAGAGACGTTCCGTCGTGAATGCCTTATGCCTGGATGTACAGTCATACGTCCCGAGATGCGCACGCATGGTACTTCCACAGTCTCCATTGTAAATGAGACACAGCGGTTGGGATTAATCGCCGAAGGTGGGACGGATTACTTCTTTTCCGTGATTGTGCATTAAACCTGAGTGCAGAGGGTTAGGATGCCGCTGCCTACGCCGGTCACTCTTAGGAAACTTGGGCGGACCACCTGACAATTTCTGCGGGTGACTGTCGAGGCCGCTGACCGCAGCCTCGTTGTCGAAAAAAATATGTACCCCATAAAGCAAGCAGCCTCTGTCCGTATCTCGGAGGATAACAGTCCGATTGGGATCAGTGGCGGCGGGTGGGAGTTGGTTGCCAAAATGGTGTGAATCCTCCCCCTGTGGTGACCACACTTCTGGAAAGTCGATAATGTGGGGTGACATTCttggagtgtgtgtgtgtgtgtgtggttggcTATAGATCTTTATACTGCTTCCCTGCGGATGGGTGTTGAACATCGGTTTTTTGGAGGACGTGTATCACCGGCACGATTTCATACCCGGTCGGTAGGAGCTGAAGAATTTGGTATTTGTGAGGCAATAATATTTGCTCCACATGGGATTCGGATGTTAGTTTTGCCGCACGAATACTCCTTACTTTTGAGGACCTTCGCAATGTTAATATTGTGTTGTCGCATGAGGGGGGGGGTTAAACTTTGGCTAAGTTTCCTGTTTCACCTATTCCGTTGTCCGGACTCGAATATGTATTTGTGGTGTGTATGCGCGTGATGCAATGGCTGAGAGAAACTGCAAACCTACACaaacgcatatatatatatatatatatatacgtaatAAAGCGCTTTCATTGTCCCTCTCCTCGATCTGATGGAACTTGGATTTCTCAGAGGCACAAAACGGAGAAGGAAGCTACTTGTGTTTCCGATCTAAGCTATTTACTTCAAATTGTCTTCGTTATAGGGGAGTGGAGTTCTCAGGAACGTGTGCGATGGCGTGTCCGTTCGACACCagcaattttctttttgtttggtcGTCTTAATTTTGATGAGACCTGATGGATCTTATCACAAGGTCTTACCGCGTTTTCCCATAGGCGGGATCTTTCATGAGCACCGGCCACGATTCCCAAGCGGTTGCTGCCATCTGGATGAGAGGGGGCGGTGGGATTGTGGTTTATTAATTGATGAGGAGGTTGGTTTTATCCAATGCCATCGTCCTCGGAAGAAAAGCAATGTGTGCCTGAAACTAACAACGCCTCTAGGCGGTGTTCGAGAGGGGGTAACTGGGTGTTGTGTCACCTCCCGCCACCGATGGGGTGTGCCTTGCATATCAGATCCAACTATTGGGATGCTGTTGTCACGAACGGCACATAATCTGCAAGCGTACAGCTCATGCATCTATATATACACGTTGTGTGTACTGTTATTACCCTTTTTGCTGCACAAACATATGTCGTGCTCTAGCTGCCTCGCACTTcaaggaagggaaggcaaTTAGTATATAAGAAAGGGGGATGCTGCAGAACCAGCAGTCCGAAAATGAGTGGTGGGAATTGAATAGTCTCCCGCAGGACAACACGGGAAATCAACCGCCTGTTGATGGCCATCATTGTCCCATGACGAGGCCGCGAGAAGGGGAGGAAGACATTAGAGCGCAACCGCCGTCACATCGCCAGAAGACTGAGGGCAATGAGCAACCTCGATGGAAGATGAGCTACGGTGAGGGGGATGCATCACTAACGAAGTGGCTGCGGCGGTTTGCGTAAGGTGGAACCGCGTGTTTCCCCCCTAAAGTCCCCTCACGATGCGTGGGTACGTTTGGcataccttctttttgttttgattgaGCAATCCTCCCCAGGGGCGAGGGTGGAGGAGAATATGAGAAACCGGGCGTAAAAGATCTCCATGTGGgggtttcccctcccccgacCTTTTGGGAGTCGCCGCACCGACCGGTACGATTCATTTACCAAACGAAGGCAGTGGACCATTATCCTCGAGCAGTTAGGCGCTGCATGTcgatggggggggggcgaagACGGAGTACTCGGAGCTGAAGAGTGAAAAAACGAAGTTGTGGACGCGCTTTCGTGTAAAAAGTGATGCGAAGCCACATAGCGGTGTTACAAGCTCCAGGGCATGTTCCTCTGAAGGAAGGTGATGATGAGGCTCCCTTGACACATAGAGATTAGGGGTGGGGTTTTTTATATCAATAGAAATTCAGATGAAGTTGGACGACACGCTTCCATGTGGCAGCATAACTGGAAATGTGGAAGCCACATCACGAGCCGGTTCGCTGCGCATGGGATTATGAATTCCCCTTGAGAAATCGCGTGCCAACTTCGCGATGTTAGCGACATTTTGGGTTTCAGAGATATGAGGGAGTCTGGGGGGATATGATGAGGGTGCAATCCGCCATTTGGGCTCACCACAACGAACAGGGTGACTTCttctagtttttttttgttattgaaAGACTGGGGACTAGAAGGTGGTGTGTCGTTGGCTCGTCTCTGCTTCACTAATTTTTGCGTTACGAGTCGTAGGAGGGGCGCGCGGCTGCATTCCTTGCGAAGGTGAAAGTGTTTATTATCTATCTTCCGGAGGATGATCATCATGGCAGGGTTAAATGCCATAATGGTCTGGACATCCATAGGAATTTTAACTATGGTGTCAGAAGAAGGCTTGGAGCGGCGTGCAACATTTGATATGGCGGACAATATTTGAACCATTCATGGGTGTACTCGGATAATGTTGCGTTACCGTGGTAGTGGTGAcaagtggaggaaaaaaaaaattaacacgGAACGATTTATACGCGCGGTGTAGAGacgctttcgggttagcTGTGGTGGTGGGCACAGTTCAAAGACATTTACTGCGTGGTATGTACCTTGAAGGTTTTCCCCTTGGgtagaaggaaaaatgaaacaaatggaagggaaagagagagcaCTGCCAACCTCATAGAATATTAATAGCGGGCGGGATGTGTCCGGAGATCACTTTTGATGTGTCTGGGGGCGGGGGGGAAGGAGAGGGCAACAGCGATGTGGGGATTAAGGAAGCAGGGAAGGGATCAAACTTCTCCTTAGGAGCGCATGAGGCAATTCCATGTGCAACTTCGAGGCAAACTCGCTACCGTCTTCGTCGACGCAATGATACGAAATCCATCATTctgtgaagggaaagagagccaAGAAAATTTGTTTGAGTGTTTAACTGCAGAGATGTAAGCGACCATTTGTAATTAAATAAATCATGGGAAGTGACGTATGAAGATGCCACTGAGCCGTTGTTTCCCCATTTGTGATGGATGAGATGGTGAAGAATGGGGCGCGACATGTTTCGGTGTCCTACTTCAGTATCTTTGGTGTGTTTTTGGGTGCAATGGAAATTTCGTTATCGTTTACGTTTCTGATAAGGTTTTTGCATTACTTGGGCGCACTCAGAAGGACCCTTTCAACAGGATCATCTTGTGATGTGGCAGCTGGTTAACGCGTTGCTCACATCGGCTTGCACTTTAAAATATTCTGCTCTACATTTTTTCATGGACATTTCTCCCGCACGTTGCCGGTATATCGTTTAGTTGCCTACTGATGCAACCGCATTATTAACGTTTGGACCAAGCGCACTTTCGGATATCTtgttgctcttttcttttcccgctTCTCCATGtctcttctttgttcctGCTTCCAAACCTTGATGATGATCGAAAATTCCTTTCATGTCACCTCCGTTGGTAACCGCGTTGCACTCTGAAGCAGCCTTAATTCCTGTTTATTTTGTCGTTTTGCGGTGACTGTGCGATCTGCTCATCATCCCTTCACTGCTTATATGTGAGTCTGATGAGCGCAAGGCCTGCGACAAAGAATTTCTGTGAAAGGGACAGTGATGGGTTGCATATGTTTGTGGTGTTGTTTACGGCTGTTCTGTGGCAACGTATAGAGGAAGCGGAACTAGTAGAGTTGCGTGTACATTCACTTTTGCTTAAATGCATGGCATATGACACCTCGTTGCATCCTTCATCGTTTAGTTTGACTCACTAGCTGTCATTCCTTCATGCCACGCCCATTCACTTTTGAAAATGCATTTATCTGACTGCCACAACCCTCTGCGAGTTCTGCTGCACAGTTACTCATTCTGCCACATGTCACCGGCGATAAaggctttctttttttctttttttaccttttatttatttcttccgtGTACACAATGAAtgtctctgtgtgtgtgaggaTGGGGCTAGAAAGGTTGACCCCGTGGTACAAAAGATTTTGTCGTTGATTTTATTTAAGTTGGCTGCTGAGAGGACGGAAATCGAGCTCCTCAGAGGTTACAGTTTCCCGCTGAGTGTGCTTGGAGAAGTCTTTACAACGAGATGCAGCAGTGACAGCACAGTTAAGCACTTATAATTTCAGTGAAcctgaagggagaaaaaaaaaaaagaaaacatgacAACTGCAATACCGAAGAGCGAAGGATCCACTGTCTTCTTCAGCGGGGAAGTGGACGAGCCGCGTACAAGCGTGATGGACGCACGACCTTAGCACCTCATGCAGGATAAAGGGTGGTAAAAATGCATATGTACGCGTGCATAAGCGtgtgcatgtttttttttcctttcacgCACATTTGCAGCGCGAAGTGTGCAAGATCCTGCCGGGTCATTGGCCTGTTTTTGTTAGGCGTACAACCCCacacatttgtttttttcgctgAACCATGCGCTGCTGCTTGCAACTGCATTGATTCCACACGGAACTTTTAATggataatatatatatatatatatgttgcgTTTCCTTGTGACTCGTATGGGTTACTTTTGTGGCATCGATTGCACAACGCTTTTAGTCACGAATCCGGCGCGCTTCTCGTGCGGAGATAATCTTTTAGCGTGGGACCCATTTTAACGCACACTTAATGGATCTTGGAAACATTACGCATATAAGAGCCGTTGGGACACTCTCTGCGAATATCATTGCAACGGAGGTTGGATGGCTGACAAAGACGTTAGATGTGACGTACGCCAATATGTACTCGGTGATGCGTGTGGATTATTGCGGCCTGTCCGTGCAATTTTGCGGTAAAGTTACTTGCGACTCGTGGACTGGTGCGTGTTTGGGATGTGGAGTTGAAGTCGCTTTCAAACAGAGAATATTTTTGATCAGGCTCTGGCGGAAGCTGCCAAGTTTGTcgaatgggggggggggggagaatcGGGACACTTTGCGCTTAGGTTTGATTCCAATAAAATCGCGTTGTAAATAGGGTTGGGAATGCAAGGGGAGCTAATATTTTGCGGTCAAGTTGAGGGGGATGGGAACAAAATGATGGGAAGCGTTAGGACGAATGAGTTTCAGGgtaaggaaggaggagaatgTGTTATTTCTTTGGTTTCCGCTGGGGGGGGGTTGAGTTTGAGTGGACGTGAGAGCGGCTGAGTTGTTTTGCCGTAGACGTGCTTCCAACTCCCTTAACTAAGGGGGCCATGGCTGGAACTAGGGTGCATATTTATAACGAATGGGTGGATGGAGCTAGTGGAGATAAACTATAGGATAAAAATAGTGACTTGGCGAGTATCGTAACTTTTTTACTCGTTGTCTTTCAGTGGCCCGATCATCAGAGTTTTTCTCAGAAAGATCCCGTTCTAACTCGAAGCTTCGTGATACGGTACGGCATCAGTTAGCAGTGGATGGGGAGGCCATGCAAACACACCAAAGTGAAGAGGGGAGTGCCACTGGATTGTTGGGGTGATGGTTGCATTTTTGCCCTCCACGTATTATTGTTTACGTGTTTAATGTCGAAACCACCGTTCcaggagtaaaaaaaaagggtttgTCTTAAGTTCCCGTTTCTACCTGCACAACGCTCCCCCTCTTCCAACAAATTGCGTATTTTTG
This portion of the Trypanosoma brucei brucei TREU927 chromosome 7, complete sequence genome encodes:
- a CDS encoding hypothetical protein, conserved (Presents weak similarities with Nterm part of putative adenylate cyclase regulatory proteins (putative expression-site associated proteins 8 ESAG8)), giving the protein MSSIPANSVTCSICLEHWVEPTECLPCRHIFCKKCISRVERCPLCRSHIREMMSANRFLLEAVEGVVGHDGVEQRVRNAEQRAEEAEKILAEIAGPFLETDNETCWEAKARENAEKVIGGLRSQLECLRAKKRGMEAAISKLEASKRNCARGPDVNHFLHCLSGATLLPQLISTFAPTSTSRAAMGVAARAALGMVTGGPLGAVAAAAFAGESSGRQGNDEIDEEIRVKTADLRILEREIENIEANLRLEEEKENRRQYFVGLIRSMGQNSERGMGQS